One region of Qipengyuania sp. SS22 genomic DNA includes:
- a CDS encoding tyrosine-protein phosphatase, whose translation MAGCAATVADMIREPFLETQGIHNFRDYGGWHTRGGGQVRTGLLFRSGHHVEATDTDLAAIAPLGIHTVIDLRGETERAANPCRRVEGFDGQVLFYEGETTSSPPHMDIGPDTSAADFARDRMLAVYTRMPDNPAMIDMFGRYLSILAQRDGASLVHCYAGKDRTGVAATMLLHILGVAEEDQRREFLRTNDSPTFDILARQSLPGIEARLGRKLDASAAKDLLGVREEYLDRYLDIATQRHGSFDGYLEQAIGVDDALRDALIARFVA comes from the coding sequence ATGGCAGGCTGCGCTGCCACCGTCGCGGACATGATTCGCGAACCATTTCTCGAGACGCAGGGCATCCACAATTTCCGCGATTACGGCGGCTGGCATACGCGCGGAGGCGGGCAGGTCCGCACCGGCCTGCTGTTCCGCTCGGGCCATCATGTCGAAGCCACCGACACCGATCTTGCCGCGATCGCCCCGCTCGGCATCCACACCGTGATCGACCTGCGCGGCGAAACCGAGCGCGCGGCCAATCCCTGCCGCCGGGTCGAAGGGTTCGACGGGCAGGTGCTGTTCTACGAGGGCGAAACCACCTCCAGCCCGCCGCATATGGATATCGGGCCCGACACCAGCGCCGCCGATTTCGCGCGCGACCGGATGCTCGCGGTCTATACGCGCATGCCCGACAATCCGGCGATGATCGACATGTTCGGCCGCTATCTGTCCATTCTCGCGCAGCGCGACGGGGCCAGTCTCGTCCATTGCTATGCCGGCAAGGACCGTACCGGTGTGGCGGCGACGATGCTGCTGCACATCCTCGGGGTGGCGGAGGAAGACCAGCGGCGCGAATTCCTGCGCACCAACGACAGCCCGACCTTCGATATCCTCGCGCGGCAATCGCTCCCCGGGATCGAGGCTCGGCTGGGCCGCAAGCTCGATGCGAGTGCCGCAAAGGACCTGCTCGGCGTGCGCGAGGAATATCTCGACCGCTATCTCGACATTGCCACCCAGCGCCACGGCAGCTTCGATGGCTATCTCGAACAGGCGATAGGTGTGGATGACGCGCTGCGCGATGCCCTGATTGCCCGCTTCGTCGCGTGA
- a CDS encoding class II 3-deoxy-7-phosphoheptulonate synthase — MATNWAPDSWQGYEARHLPDYLDPAALEAATTTLETHPPLVFAGEARALKADLADVAEGRAFLLQGGDCAESFAEFHPNNIRDTFRVLLQMAVVMTFASKKPVVKVGRMAGQFAKPRSSNTETQGDVTLPSYFGDNINGIEFDAATRTNDPQRMVRAYSQAAATLNLLRAFATGGYANLRQVHQWTLEFMGRSPWADKFSDVADRIGEALDFMEACGVDPQVVPQLQRTSFYTSHEALLLPYEQALTRRDSLTGEWYDTSAHMVWIGDRTRFENSAHIEFARGIGNPLGMKCGPSLETDALLKLLDTLNPAREPGRITLISRFGHDKVEDGLPRLVRAVKAEGHPVVWSCDPMHGNVVKSDSGYKTRPFDRILTEVKGFFAVHRAEGTHPGGIHVEMTGQDVTECVGGAVAITDEALKDRYHTHCDPRLNAAQSLELAFLIAEMLNEEHGIRQADAA; from the coding sequence ATGGCGACCAATTGGGCACCCGATAGCTGGCAGGGATACGAGGCAAGGCACTTGCCCGACTATCTCGACCCGGCCGCGCTCGAGGCTGCGACCACCACGCTCGAAACGCATCCGCCGCTGGTGTTTGCGGGCGAGGCGCGCGCGCTCAAGGCCGATCTCGCCGATGTCGCCGAAGGGCGCGCCTTCCTGCTGCAGGGCGGCGACTGCGCCGAAAGCTTTGCCGAGTTCCACCCCAACAACATCCGCGACACCTTCCGCGTGCTGCTGCAGATGGCGGTGGTGATGACCTTCGCCAGCAAGAAACCGGTGGTCAAGGTCGGGCGCATGGCGGGACAGTTTGCCAAGCCGCGCAGCTCGAACACCGAAACGCAGGGCGATGTCACGTTGCCGAGCTATTTCGGCGACAATATCAACGGTATCGAATTCGACGCCGCGACGCGCACCAATGATCCGCAGCGCATGGTCCGCGCCTATTCGCAGGCCGCCGCCACGCTCAACCTGCTGCGCGCCTTCGCCACCGGCGGCTATGCCAATCTGCGGCAGGTCCACCAGTGGACGCTCGAATTCATGGGCCGCAGCCCGTGGGCGGATAAGTTCTCCGACGTGGCCGACCGGATTGGCGAAGCGCTCGATTTCATGGAGGCGTGCGGGGTCGATCCGCAGGTGGTGCCGCAATTGCAGCGCACCAGCTTCTACACCAGCCATGAAGCGCTGTTACTGCCTTACGAACAGGCGCTGACCCGCCGCGACAGCCTGACTGGCGAATGGTACGATACCAGCGCGCATATGGTCTGGATCGGTGACCGGACGCGCTTCGAGAACAGCGCGCATATCGAATTCGCGCGCGGCATCGGCAATCCGCTGGGCATGAAATGCGGGCCGAGCCTGGAAACCGATGCGCTGCTCAAGCTGCTCGACACGCTCAACCCCGCGCGCGAGCCGGGGCGGATCACGCTGATCAGCCGCTTTGGCCACGACAAGGTCGAGGACGGCCTGCCGCGCCTCGTCCGTGCGGTGAAGGCCGAAGGCCATCCGGTGGTGTGGAGCTGCGACCCGATGCACGGCAATGTCGTCAAATCGGACAGCGGCTACAAGACGCGGCCCTTCGACCGCATCCTGACCGAGGTGAAGGGCTTCTTCGCGGTCCACCGCGCCGAAGGCACGCATCCCGGCGGGATCCATGTCGAGATGACCGGGCAGGACGTGACCGAATGCGTCGGCGGCGCGGTGGCGATTACCGATGAAGCGCTCAAGGATCGCTATCACACGCATTGCGACCCGCGTCTCAATGCCGCGCAATCGCTCGAGCTGGCTTTCCTCATCGCCGAAATGCTCAATGAGGAACACGGTATCCGACAGGCCGACGCCGCCTGA
- a CDS encoding alpha,alpha-trehalose-phosphate synthase (UDP-forming) — MERRTLTPDPRLVVISNRVAVPKARGAAGAQGGLAGALLAALRDRKGLWFGWSGQESESGRTGHIDTQTNDGVTTATIDLSQRDIDEYYNGYANSTLWPLFHYRLDLAEYERETGKGYERVNERFAEMSAPLIEPDDLVWVHDYHLIPLGERLRSRGLKNRIGFFLHIPWPPTRLFESLPYHERLVRTLLYYDVIGFQNDEWLQSFLHYCEKELGADIDIEKGTVSFEGRTTIARAYPIGIDWDQFSRLGEDGEARQAQQRLISSSRRRTAMIGVDRLDYSKGIPERFDGIGRFFDNHPERVRDLVFIQIAPPSREDVDSYQEIRAELEQKCGRINGARSEVDMVPIRYVNRGYSHAELFGFFRAAKIGLVTPLRDGMNLVAKEYVAAQDPEDPGVLILSRFAGAAAQLPDALLVNPHSPDDIAHAIQTALDMPLEERKARYQKMIGTVRDDNVQNWTANFLRDLAEA; from the coding sequence ATGGAGCGACGTACGCTGACCCCCGATCCCCGCCTTGTCGTCATTTCCAACCGCGTCGCCGTGCCGAAGGCACGTGGGGCTGCCGGGGCGCAAGGGGGGCTGGCCGGCGCGCTGCTGGCGGCACTGCGCGACCGCAAGGGCCTGTGGTTCGGCTGGTCGGGGCAGGAAAGCGAAAGCGGACGCACCGGCCATATCGACACGCAGACCAATGATGGCGTGACCACCGCAACGATCGATCTTTCGCAGCGCGATATCGACGAATATTACAACGGCTATGCCAATTCGACGCTATGGCCGCTGTTCCATTACCGCCTCGACCTCGCGGAATACGAGCGCGAGACGGGCAAGGGCTATGAACGCGTCAACGAACGCTTCGCCGAAATGTCCGCGCCGCTGATCGAACCCGACGATCTCGTCTGGGTGCACGATTATCATCTGATCCCGCTGGGCGAACGGCTGCGGTCGCGCGGGCTGAAAAACCGCATCGGGTTTTTCCTGCATATTCCCTGGCCGCCGACACGCCTGTTCGAGTCGCTACCCTATCACGAGCGGCTGGTGCGCACGCTGCTCTATTACGACGTGATCGGTTTCCAGAACGACGAATGGCTGCAAAGCTTCCTGCATTATTGCGAGAAGGAACTGGGCGCCGATATCGATATCGAAAAAGGGACCGTCAGTTTCGAAGGACGCACCACGATTGCGCGTGCCTATCCGATCGGGATCGACTGGGACCAGTTCTCGCGGCTGGGCGAAGATGGCGAGGCGCGGCAGGCGCAGCAGCGGCTGATCAGCTCGAGCCGCCGCCGGACCGCGATGATCGGGGTCGATCGGCTCGATTATTCCAAAGGCATTCCCGAACGCTTCGACGGGATCGGCCGGTTCTTCGACAACCATCCCGAACGCGTCCGCGATCTTGTGTTCATCCAGATCGCCCCGCCGAGCCGCGAAGATGTCGACAGCTATCAGGAAATCCGCGCCGAGCTGGAACAGAAATGCGGGCGGATCAACGGGGCGCGCAGCGAAGTGGACATGGTCCCGATCCGCTACGTCAACCGCGGCTACAGCCATGCCGAGCTGTTCGGATTCTTCCGCGCCGCCAAGATCGGGCTGGTCACCCCCTTGCGTGACGGGATGAACCTCGTCGCCAAGGAATATGTCGCGGCGCAGGATCCCGAAGATCCCGGCGTGCTGATCCTCTCGCGCTTCGCCGGCGCGGCGGCGCAATTGCCCGATGCGCTGCTGGTCAATCCGCACAGTCCCGACGACATTGCGCATGCCATTCAGACCGCGCTCGACATGCCGCTGGAAGAACGCAAGGCCCGCTACCAGAAGATGATCGGCACCGTCCGCGACGACAATGTGCAGAACTGGACCGCCAACTTCCTGCGCGATCTCGCGGAGGCCTGA
- a CDS encoding glycoside hydrolase family 15 protein, which translates to MMQSDLELSPIGNCQVSTLVDSEGAFVWGCVPRVDGDPVFCSLLNDNARDRGIWRFELEGQARSSQRYERNTAILITRLEAEDGSAVEIHDFAPRFERSGRMYRPVAYARIVRPVAGAPRLRIVLAPMNGYGASLAETTNGTNHIRYMIGPQALRLSTDAPIGYVLEGRSYRVESDQHFFLGPDEPFDGNIRSEVRRMEAMTARYWQHWVRGLHIPLEWQEEVMRAAIALKLCQHEETGAIVAALTTSIPEAANSQRNWDYRYCWIRDSYYTVQALNRLGALDVLEKYLAYLRNIVDQARGGQIQPLYSVMGADELHEFEAEHLAGYRGMGPVRVGNAAYKQVQHDCYGQIVMPTAQAFFDTRLLRMADDVDFAHLEEVGEAAWAKHDQPDAGLWEFRTRQEVHTYSAVMCWAACDRLANVAATLGKGDRVVYWQERADAIRTKIDDRAWSDEGEHYGASFESDYLDASLLQLVELRYLKPDDERFLKTFAAVERDLRRGDHMLRYAAEDDFGAPETAFNVCTFWLIEALALVGRSDEARVIFEAMLRHTTQSGMLSEDLDYETHELWGNFPQTYSLVGIINCAGLLSKPWSDVR; encoded by the coding sequence ATGATGCAGTCGGACCTTGAGCTTTCCCCGATCGGCAACTGCCAGGTCAGTACGCTGGTCGATAGCGAGGGCGCATTCGTCTGGGGCTGTGTTCCCCGCGTCGACGGCGATCCGGTCTTCTGTTCGCTGCTCAACGACAATGCGCGCGATCGCGGCATCTGGCGGTTCGAGCTGGAGGGCCAGGCCCGCAGCAGCCAGCGCTACGAACGCAACACCGCGATCCTGATCACCCGGCTCGAGGCCGAGGATGGCAGCGCGGTGGAGATCCATGACTTCGCCCCGCGCTTCGAACGTTCCGGCCGGATGTACCGCCCGGTGGCCTATGCTCGCATCGTGCGCCCCGTGGCGGGCGCGCCGCGGCTGCGCATCGTGCTCGCGCCGATGAATGGTTACGGCGCCTCGCTCGCCGAAACGACCAATGGCACCAATCATATCCGCTACATGATCGGCCCGCAGGCGCTGCGCCTGTCGACCGATGCCCCGATCGGCTACGTGCTCGAGGGGCGCAGCTACCGCGTGGAGAGCGACCAGCACTTCTTCCTCGGCCCCGACGAACCCTTCGATGGCAATATCCGCAGCGAAGTGCGGCGGATGGAAGCGATGACTGCGCGCTATTGGCAGCACTGGGTGCGCGGGTTGCATATCCCGCTCGAATGGCAGGAAGAGGTGATGCGCGCAGCGATCGCGCTCAAGCTGTGCCAGCACGAGGAAACCGGCGCGATCGTCGCTGCGCTGACCACGTCGATCCCCGAAGCGGCCAACAGCCAGCGCAACTGGGATTACCGCTACTGCTGGATCCGCGACAGCTATTACACCGTCCAGGCGCTGAACCGGCTGGGCGCGCTCGACGTGCTCGAGAAGTATCTCGCCTATCTGCGCAACATCGTCGACCAAGCGCGCGGCGGGCAGATCCAGCCGCTCTACTCGGTGATGGGCGCGGACGAACTGCACGAATTCGAAGCCGAGCATCTGGCAGGCTATCGCGGGATGGGCCCGGTGCGCGTCGGCAATGCCGCGTACAAGCAGGTGCAGCACGATTGTTATGGCCAGATCGTCATGCCGACCGCGCAGGCCTTTTTCGACACGCGTCTGCTGCGAATGGCCGATGATGTCGATTTCGCTCACCTGGAAGAGGTCGGCGAAGCGGCATGGGCCAAGCACGACCAGCCCGATGCGGGCCTGTGGGAGTTTCGCACGCGGCAGGAAGTGCACACCTATTCCGCCGTGATGTGCTGGGCGGCCTGCGACCGGCTGGCCAATGTCGCTGCCACGCTCGGCAAGGGCGACCGCGTGGTATATTGGCAGGAACGCGCCGATGCGATCCGCACCAAGATCGATGATCGCGCATGGAGCGATGAGGGCGAGCATTACGGTGCCAGCTTCGAGAGCGACTATCTCGATGCCAGCCTGCTGCAACTGGTCGAACTGCGCTATCTCAAGCCCGACGACGAACGGTTCCTGAAGACCTTCGCGGCAGTCGAACGCGACCTGCGCCGCGGCGACCACATGCTCCGCTATGCTGCGGAAGACGATTTCGGCGCACCCGAGACCGCGTTCAACGTGTGCACTTTCTGGCTGATCGAGGCGCTTGCGCTGGTCGGACGCAGCGACGAGGCGCGGGTTATCTTCGAAGCGATGCTGCGGCATACCACGCAATCCGGTATGCTGAGCGAGGATCTCGACTACGAAACGCACGAATTGTGGGGCAATTTCCCGCAGACTTATTCGCTGGTCGGGATCATCAATTGCGCTGGGCTGTTGAGTAAACCATGGAGCGACGTACGCTGA
- the egtD gene encoding L-histidine N(alpha)-methyltransferase, translated as MTSDSGIALVDLDETGVDRAFRADVLKGLRQQQKAIPARWFYDEEGSRLFERITGVEEYYPTRAETEILAARGAEFAELIGPGRAVVEFGSGSSVKTPLLLEAIAPAAYVPLDISGDFLRESAAGLGQKFPGLPVHPVEADFMRRVTLPEAVEPLARLGFFPGSTIGNMVPRTAVDLLRSMRATLGADEGESDSAMLLIGMDLVKDREVLEAAYDDADGVTGAFNKNLVTRINRELGGTIPADALEHDAVWNDRLARIEMHLKATRDIDFAVSGENFAMQQGDSIHTENSHKFTRRSANMLLLAGGWTPVKRWTDSERRFSVILAQATEQREAP; from the coding sequence ATGACTTCCGATAGTGGCATTGCCCTCGTCGATCTTGACGAGACCGGCGTCGACCGGGCCTTCCGTGCCGATGTGCTCAAGGGCCTGCGCCAGCAGCAGAAAGCGATCCCCGCGCGGTGGTTCTACGACGAGGAAGGCTCACGCCTGTTCGAACGGATCACCGGGGTCGAGGAATATTACCCGACCCGTGCAGAGACCGAGATCCTCGCAGCGCGCGGTGCCGAATTCGCCGAGCTGATCGGGCCGGGCAGGGCAGTGGTCGAATTCGGTTCGGGCAGCTCGGTCAAGACCCCGCTGCTGCTCGAGGCGATTGCGCCCGCGGCCTATGTCCCGCTCGATATCTCGGGCGATTTCCTGCGCGAAAGCGCCGCCGGGCTGGGGCAGAAGTTCCCCGGCCTGCCGGTCCATCCGGTCGAAGCCGATTTCATGCGCCGCGTCACGCTGCCCGAGGCGGTCGAACCGCTTGCCCGGCTGGGCTTCTTTCCCGGCTCGACCATCGGCAACATGGTCCCGCGTACCGCGGTCGATCTGCTGCGCTCGATGCGCGCGACGCTGGGTGCGGACGAGGGCGAAAGCGACAGCGCGATGCTGCTGATCGGCATGGATCTGGTGAAAGACCGCGAGGTGCTCGAAGCTGCCTATGACGATGCTGATGGCGTGACTGGCGCGTTCAACAAGAACCTCGTCACGCGCATTAATCGCGAGCTCGGCGGCACCATCCCCGCCGATGCGCTGGAGCATGACGCGGTGTGGAACGACCGGCTGGCGCGGATCGAAATGCATCTGAAGGCCACGCGCGATATCGACTTCGCGGTTTCGGGCGAAAATTTCGCGATGCAGCAGGGCGACAGCATCCACACCGAGAACAGCCACAAATTCACCCGCCGCAGCGCCAATATGCTGCTGCTTGCGGGCGGCTGGACGCCGGTCAAACGCTGGACCGATAGCGAAAGGCGTTTCTCGGTGATCCTCGCGCAGGCCACCGAACAGCGCGAAGCGCCCTAG
- the otsB gene encoding trehalose-phosphatase, which yields MDGSTTLPPPPPLAQLLDRGPAALFLDFDGTLVEIAPRPGDIHVPDGLLGRLHTLRDRLEGRLALVSGRALDDLAGHLGEAAICRAGSHGASRFLADGTRLGDEPRGLSAEAVAELRAFAETNGLLYETKTHGGALHFRGAPAKREATLAFAQDFAATRDLCVTSGKGVAELVRPGATKAAAVAAFMQTAPFAGAVPVFIGDDVTDEDGFAGADERGGFGIAVGDRVSRRARYGLDSVAAVHHWLEI from the coding sequence ATGGACGGCTCGACCACGCTTCCACCCCCGCCGCCGCTGGCGCAGCTGCTTGACCGCGGCCCCGCCGCACTGTTCCTCGATTTCGATGGCACGCTGGTGGAAATCGCGCCGCGCCCGGGTGACATCCACGTTCCCGATGGCCTGCTCGGACGGCTACACACGCTGCGCGACCGCCTGGAAGGCCGGCTGGCGCTGGTCAGCGGCCGCGCGCTCGACGATCTGGCCGGGCACCTGGGCGAAGCGGCGATCTGCCGGGCCGGGTCGCACGGCGCCTCGCGCTTCCTTGCCGATGGCACGCGTCTCGGTGACGAGCCACGCGGCCTGTCCGCCGAGGCGGTGGCCGAATTGCGCGCCTTCGCCGAAACCAACGGCCTGCTCTACGAAACCAAGACGCATGGCGGCGCGCTGCATTTCCGCGGCGCACCCGCCAAGCGCGAGGCGACGCTGGCCTTTGCGCAGGATTTCGCGGCCACCCGCGATCTCTGCGTTACCAGCGGCAAGGGCGTGGCTGAACTGGTGCGCCCGGGCGCCACCAAGGCCGCCGCAGTGGCAGCCTTCATGCAGACCGCCCCCTTCGCAGGCGCCGTCCCGGTTTTCATCGGCGACGATGTGACCGACGAGGACGGGTTTGCCGGGGCCGACGAGCGTGGGGGCTTCGGCATAGCAGTGGGCGACCGTGTCAGCCGGCGGGCACGATACGGACTCGACAGCGTTGCTGCAGTGCACCATTGGTTGGAGATATGA
- the egtB gene encoding ergothioneine biosynthesis protein EgtB, translating into MSHAQPQSRHMLGEGLEARYASVRRLSEALAAPLSEADATIQSMEDASPAKWHLAHTTWFWETFLLRDHLDGYTLFDERWPFVFNSYYEAEGERIHRFSRGMLSRPTLADIRHWRAHVDAAIAPLFEREELAPLIELGLSHEQQHQELLLTDIKHALFQNPLGVAMWDAPMHAAAPQADDWLAHPGGIARIGHQADGFAFDNEGPAHRVLLEPFALSSRLVTNGEWADFIADGGYDTASLWLSDGWAWVREHGVCAPLYWNDGEQFTHAGWQDRDPAAPVTHISYFEADAFASWAGQRLPTEFEWEAIARGQEGQAPAHDPLGGNQLDEAAPPLPRGNTGLFGDCWQFTRSAYLPYPRFQPAEGAVGEYNGKFMSGQFVLRGASCATPRGHSRSSYRNFFYPHQRWQFTGLRLAKDI; encoded by the coding sequence ATGTCGCATGCCCAGCCGCAATCGCGCCACATGTTGGGGGAGGGCCTCGAAGCCCGCTATGCATCGGTTCGCCGGCTGAGCGAGGCGCTGGCCGCCCCGCTGTCCGAAGCCGATGCGACGATCCAGTCGATGGAAGATGCCAGCCCCGCCAAATGGCATCTGGCGCATACGACGTGGTTCTGGGAAACCTTCCTGCTGCGCGACCATCTCGACGGTTACACGCTGTTCGACGAGCGCTGGCCCTTCGTGTTCAATTCCTATTACGAAGCCGAAGGCGAGCGGATCCACCGCTTTTCGCGCGGGATGCTGTCGCGTCCGACGCTGGCGGATATCCGCCACTGGCGCGCGCATGTCGATGCCGCAATAGCACCGCTGTTCGAGCGCGAGGAGCTCGCGCCGCTGATCGAACTCGGGCTTAGCCATGAACAGCAGCACCAGGAATTGTTGCTGACCGACATCAAGCACGCGCTGTTCCAGAACCCGCTTGGCGTGGCGATGTGGGATGCGCCCATGCACGCCGCCGCGCCGCAGGCGGATGACTGGCTTGCGCATCCCGGCGGCATCGCGCGGATCGGCCACCAGGCGGATGGTTTTGCCTTCGACAACGAAGGCCCGGCGCATCGCGTGCTGCTCGAACCCTTTGCACTGTCGTCGCGGCTGGTGACGAATGGCGAATGGGCCGATTTCATCGCCGATGGCGGCTATGATACCGCCAGCCTGTGGCTGTCCGATGGCTGGGCCTGGGTGCGTGAACACGGCGTGTGCGCGCCGCTCTACTGGAACGACGGCGAGCAGTTCACCCATGCCGGCTGGCAGGATCGCGATCCCGCTGCCCCGGTCACGCATATCTCCTATTTCGAAGCCGATGCCTTCGCGAGCTGGGCGGGCCAACGCCTGCCGACCGAATTCGAATGGGAAGCGATCGCCCGCGGGCAGGAGGGGCAAGCGCCTGCGCACGACCCGCTCGGCGGCAACCAGCTCGACGAGGCAGCGCCGCCGCTCCCGCGTGGCAACACCGGGCTGTTCGGCGATTGCTGGCAATTCACCCGTTCGGCCTATCTGCCTTATCCGCGTTTCCAGCCCGCCGAAGGCGCGGTGGGCGAATACAATGGCAAATTCATGAGCGGCCAGTTCGTCCTCAGGGGGGCCAGCTGCGCCACTCCGCGCGGGCATTCACGGTCGAGCTATCGCAACTTCTTCTACCCGCATCAGCGGTGGCAATTCACCGGCCTGAGGCTGGCAAAGGACATTTGA
- a CDS encoding TIGR02281 family clan AA aspartic protease — MDFEPVFSAAADTLRAIPRSELLVAALAAMVLGWIGAVIARRSALGGLLRMASSLALGLILVTVVLQLSRFDPRFDVAVPQIGLPEQVVAGGETQIPLSADGHFWVRAEVNGVPGNFMIDTGATLTAISAPLAERAGLEPRRGGIPIMLGTANGTVQAHVATIDSLTFGNVSASGTDAAIAESFGDFNVIGMNVLARLGSWRVEDNTLILVPRAEDTIS; from the coding sequence ATGGATTTCGAACCTGTCTTCAGCGCCGCCGCGGATACGCTGCGTGCAATCCCGCGTTCCGAACTGCTGGTGGCGGCACTGGCGGCGATGGTGCTCGGCTGGATCGGCGCTGTGATCGCGAGGCGGTCGGCGCTTGGCGGACTGCTGCGCATGGCCAGCTCTCTCGCGCTCGGGCTGATCCTCGTGACCGTGGTGTTGCAATTGTCGCGCTTCGATCCGCGCTTCGATGTCGCGGTGCCGCAGATCGGCCTGCCCGAGCAGGTGGTCGCGGGCGGTGAAACGCAAATCCCACTGTCCGCCGACGGGCATTTCTGGGTCCGCGCCGAGGTCAACGGCGTGCCGGGCAATTTCATGATCGATACCGGCGCGACGCTGACCGCGATCTCCGCGCCGCTGGCCGAACGCGCCGGGCTCGAGCCCCGCCGCGGCGGCATCCCGATCATGCTGGGCACTGCCAACGGCACGGTGCAGGCGCATGTCGCGACGATCGACAGCCTGACCTTCGGCAATGTCAGCGCCAGCGGCACCGACGCCGCGATCGCGGAAAGCTTCGGCGATTTCAACGTCATCGGAATGAATGTCCTTGCCCGGCTCGGGTCGTGGCGAGTGGAGGACAACACGCTCATCCTCGTGCCCCGCGCCGAGGATACGATTTCGTGA